TTACTCAGTGAAGAAGagggaaaagtaaaaaataaataaataaataaataattgagaGTGCATTGAAAGAGGATTTTGATAAAAggattttgtaattatttacaaaaaagagACTGAAGACATTTAGAGAAGGAGTAATCCTTCATGAAGAGACTGTCATGGCCAGTTGGTGGTTTGGGATGCAGACGGCATCACAATCGTTGCAGCACACATCGGATGACCACTGAGTGTTCACACTTGGCAGGGTTTCGATCTGGAAGGGAGAGTTTTTACCAAGGTGGTTTTCATTTCTTAATTGAGAACTTGCTCTGTGAATGCCCACCAACTCCGCGCTTCCCAGTACTTTAGGAGACAAAGACCAATAATTGTGtatagaaagagaaataaagcaatcaGTAACCAGTTTTGCCAGGATAAACACACCACCTGCACTCATTTATAGAGTTCTGGAGAAATTATGTATTTGACCTTCCTCTGCATGACTCAGATCACTATTCACAAATCCTCACTTCTAGgttctgcattctgagattAACAAGCATGATGTAGTCTCTGTTCCACTGAAAATATACATCTAACTTTGCCAAGAGACGTATACTGAGAAGGTCAAACCCGTACATCAGTTGTATTCAGAATTCTCCAAATGAGTCCAGGTGATGTGTCTATCGTGATAAAGCTGGTTACTGCTTTATTTCTGTACACAATTATTGTTCATTAAACAACTgtcaaattctcaaatctggttggtcagaaggtgttggttaattttgtaaaacaacagctcagacagtagtgcaggATGCAAggcaaaacacaggtttatatgaatgtgcttACTGTAATACATTTCTGTAATGACAGCACATTCACACgggcttgtatggtggacagtccacataatcaaagcctaaaaataaaccaattataaacagtgatatgatgaagcttggagacatttatttaacatttatggaagaagtctcctgTGTCAGGGCTTTGTTACAGTTcgaggtaaagctgttcatTTAAGTTTTCCGGCACAGGGCAGTcttgtcttcaggacagaggactttgggTATTTATGGCTTCTCAGTAaaacgacaagctgcgtttttttgtactattaacttcaagagaaaagagaggctggtgagaaaacGACTGTTTACAGTTGCTATGAGTGGACTTTTCACtatatttaactataaatgattaaatgtaggATGTTCTGttaattaacaaataacaaattgtaaacattggcaaattgctctagtgtaagaagaataaaacactttgggacatgctgttataggaaaataatcagtttcgGGGTGGTAAAAGGTGGTAACGCCGCTTCATGCCGggccattgattattttcctataaaagcacataccttcatgttttattccttacttgtctCCTAAAGTCTTGACTAATCCACATCTTGTTGAAGTGCCTGTGTAGTCTTCAGATCACTGAGAGCATTTCTCACAGGGGTGACTCATCAGTGCTAGCCAGCTATTTCTCCCTGTAACTGGGAAAAGATGTTGTCACAGGGTGTGGAATGCAAGGAACTCTTTAAGCATGACGCACCCCTTTCCTTTCCCCTGCAGACTTTCCTCTGGGCCTGATTCTGATCCGCCAGAAAGCACTTGTAGGTTTACTGCCAGGAGAACACAAGGTGTACAAGATCACAAAAATAACCGTTATCCCACTCTCAGATGATGAACCACAGGATCTGGAATTAGAGGTGAGGAGCAGTCTCAATCATTTgcagaaagaaataaagcattttttatgtgaacattatttctgtttgttttcttcttttttttgagaTAAGGTATATCTGTTTAGTTCTGTTTTAATGTTCCTTTTCTCAAACCATGTTGGTAGAATTCAGCTTTAGGACTCCTTGAGAGCTCAGTAGACTCCTCTGTCATTCCTATTTATAGTGCACCCTTCATCTCTATTATACACAGATTAGAAGACATTCGACTGAAGGCTCCTAAGTGAAATAGCATTCAGTCGATATCAGCTAGGATATTTAGAGGATgagaggtggtgtgtgtgtctcaaaGGTCATCCAGAGGAAGCAAGATGTTTCTAAGGTGTCAGTCTCTCAGGGGAGCTTCTCGGATTGAAAAAGATGGTTTGCTCACGTAAGTGAAGCTGTCTGAGATTTGGAATCAGTAATCATTCTTATGGTGTGCTATCAACAATTTATCTTCAACCACATACCACAGAATGATTATTCTGATATGTAGCAAGGTTAGTCATCCCCCTGGATAGCTGGTACTGTTGTGTTTCCAAGTATGTGCGTGAGAATCTGTAGTTTATCTATAGTCAGAACAGCTTTAGATCAGATACCCTTTGCTTATAATCATTGCACATGGATTTATTAGTAGGGTTGAAGTATTTTTGCACACCCTATAGTGTCATCgagacaataaatacatttgtgtgGTTGTCTACGAAAACCTGTCGGATGTCACTGTGGATAAATTCTGGAAGAGagctaaaaaaaatagtgggttttgaacaaaattgaattattattcCAGTAATCTAATTCAacataaatcattattaaaaacataaatatattttgtcaaAATGACAtagacatgtttttatttaggctactttccTTGACTTGACTAACTTTTCCTTGACGCCTGCCCACAAATATCATGTTGGCTatggagccagtttaacaaacgcagCAGGAAAAATAGTTAATCTGCCTAAAGATATCTATAACCTTGCTAGCTAGaggatttcctcacacagtgaatgtcactcTTTGATCATGACTAGTTACTGGGTAGTGCCGGAGCAAAATGGATATAAGCCTATATATTCAGTTGGTGGTAAGATTGACTGTCAAAATGTCCGTGATGCTCCTGTGCTGTCActtcatcatcaaaacaaagaagagcGCTTACATACTCTATACAGCTGACAGcagacaatgtttaaaaaaaaatttttttaattacataataaaatacattaataccAAGAAATGTAGTCAGCAaaacagaactgactgaattaatcagcaatTATCAGCACTGATGCTAGACCATTTGAGAGGAGAGATGTCGAtaaggcttgtgtttaaatggcGTTAGTGAATTTTAACTCAAGGAcagatgtggatgatgctgttAATAAGTTATAACGCATTTTCCAGTGTAAACTtacaattctttaaaatttggcagtaatggtgttttttttttttttttttttttttttgtgagctaTGCGGGAGTTATTCAGTGCAACTGGAATGAAATCTTCAAATGCAGCTGTCTCCAGTTTAACTTTCTATAACGGAAAATGTCAAAGTTTGACCACGTGAATGGTTTTCTCAGGCTGCCACACATCTTATTATTGTGGTTTGATTTGCTGTTCTCTATGTGAGTGAGATTAACAATTCAGATGTGGTCAGCATGGTTTTGCTTCTCTTTATCTTTACTAGCTTTGTAAGAAGCACCACTTTGGGATCAACAAACCCGAGAAAATTACCCAGTCTCCAGATGATTCTAAGTTCCTGCTGAAGACTCTGAGTCAAATCAAGTCTAATGTTGCTGTTCCCATCAAGAAAAAGGTTAATGGCTGATTTTAaagctcattcattcataaatacCATTAATTTGAAGGAGTATTGTATTTCTTTCTGTATGCCTCTGGCCTGCACATTTTCAAATGTGGGAAATAATAGagatattatttaattattgtttatcCACTCATCCAATTTGTCTCCTAGTCTTCTGGTTTTGATAACATTAGTATCAGTATTGCATTAATCACTCTACTGagttatttttaattgatatttctttaatttaatccTGTTTATTTGCTCATGCTTTTCAGGTCaaagagaataaagaaaagGAGCGCCTGGAGAGGAGACTGCTTGATGAGCTCTATAAGATATTCATGGACTCCGATTCCTTTTACTACAGCCCCACTTATGATCTTACAAATACTGTGCAGAGACAGGGAGCCTCAGACAAGTCTGATCTGCCCCTTTGGAAACGGGTGAGGGGCCTCCCTATCCCAGACAATGTCAGGATGTTCCACATTACACAGCATACACTGATAAATTACACTGAAATAGCGCTAGATTTTCCACATTCGAAGCCAAAGTGGTATATGTACAAGTTAGACAAGGCATTCCATGTTTTATCTATGTATTTCCTTTTTCCTGTGTGGCTATAGTCAGTGTATGCAGCATTTACTACTAATGGTTAGGAGACTAAATGAAAAATCtgactcacccaaactgaacagttgaagactggaaaaagaccaggtgatattTGTAGACTTAATAACaatcataaaattaaaagaatccttagagaaaaaaaaaactgagccaCTCTACTGCCATGCAGTGTATCTGCCTGCTCAGTAATGCCCTTTCTCCTTATAAGGCCTGTCATGAGGCTTGCAGACTTCCATCAGAGGGGGTGGGCTTGGTTTAGGAGATGGAGTTtggttattaatatttttattggagTTGCTGCAGAGGTCTTtaaaactgctcctttaatgctGAAGTAATgctgtaattttatttctacAGGTTGATGACAGATTCTTCTGGAATAAACACATGATACAGGACCTAGTTAACCTACAGGTGCAAAATGGCACATTTAAATGCACACTTGCCTACATTTAAAATACACCATTGCAACCCAACAAAAACTAAAAGCCAAACTTTAAATGCATTATACTGCAGGTTCCTGAGGTGGACTTTTGGGTGATCCCCATAATCCAAGGCTTTGTTCAGGTGGAGGAGCTGGTGGTGAACTACAACGAGAGCTCAGATGAGGAAAAAAGCAGCCCAGAGACACCGCTGCAGGAGCAGCACACCTGTGTGGACGACATTCACCCACGCTTTACGGTGGCTCTCATTTCCAGACGCAGCCGTCACCGCGCTggtaaaacacatttaaagatttaaagtgTGACATTTAAACGTGATTTGAAGCTTCTGGCTCAGGTCTTGACACTGTGTCAATCTGTAAGAACTGTAAAGTGATCTTGTGTAACCTGAGCTTTCTTGTCAAAGGCATGCGATACAAACGGAGAGGAGTGGACACTGATGGACGTGTGGCCAACTATGTGGAGACAGAGCAGCTAATCCACGTGCATAATCACACGCTGTCATTTGTGCAGACACGAGGCTCTGTCCCTGTGTTTTGGAGCCAAGCTGGGTACCGCTACAATCCCAGACCACGTCTAGAGAAAGGTATGGTATGGATGTTCAGTCATGAGACTCACCATGAAACAATGAGGCCTAGtgtgaaatgacaataaataaacaacgggtaaataaaatgtgtaactCTTTATGTAGGTGGAAAGTCATTGTTTTTGTTGCATAATCGTTGACTAAAGATGTTAGTCGTGATACACTAAACACCTCATCTGAgaaacatttcctgtttttttccccacaattgTATTacaggagagaaagaaaccACTCCCTATTTTGCTTTGCACTTTGAGGAGCaacttaaaatttataaaaaacagGTAAGGTCTGCTGACGGATAACAGTGTcagaaggaggagaagggaTGATTGAGGATCATTAGAGCAACTCCGTGGAAGCCATAAGCAGCATTAAAAGAGAGACATTATGCAACTGACGTAAAATTAGAACTGTAAAGCAAAGATAATGACTAATCTGAAACACTGTGAATTCACTGTGAACTTGTGAATATATACACTGATTATTCAGTGATTGGAATGATATAATACTCTATTTATTTCACCAGGTCATAATCAATCTGGTGGACCAAAATGGGCGGGAGAAGTTGATTGGTGATGCATACCTTAAACAGGTGCTGCTCTTCAACAACCCCAACTTAACCTACGTCTCATTCGACTTCCATGAGCACTGGTGAGAATCAGTCTGCAGATATAAAATGGCTGTGGCAAAATCATGGAGAAATATgtgaactattttttttaataaccataTGACTACATTAATTCAATGTTTGTCTCAGAGAGTGTTATGTTTCTGTAGCAGTGCTGGAATGTTTGGCATATCATTGCCAatgtctgttaaataaattatcGACTTCCtgacttgttttaaaaaaaactaaacatgcACAGCATTGAAAAAACCTGTTTTTAGATTTCAGGTAATCCCTTTCTTATTTGAATGTAAATTTTAGCAGTATGGACTAAATTAAGAGTCTTTTTGAAAATCTGTGTGTAGTTAATCAATTAAAGGAATGTTGTGTAGTAAAGtgtctcctcttttttttagtCGAGGGATGAAGTTTGAGAATGTCCAGACGCTCACCGACGCCATCTCTGACATCATCACAGACATGCGATGGGGCTGGTCAGTATtctcttttaacattttaaattgcCTGTGAAATCAAATAGGTATTTTGGAGTTTTTTTCCTAGTTGCCTGTGGGAACACCTTTATGCTAGGATATattaaaaatggttttatagataattaatgttaattttacagtttatcatATTAATGACATCTTTTCCTTGGAGCATATACTGCATTCATGTGCAATTAAATTCTCTCCTAAACTTAAATTCTGACTTTTGATTTGGTATTGGATTTGTGGGGGTGTAGCATATCTTGAATGCTATTTGTCGCAAGTCAAGTACCATTATTGATCCCATCCTAACTAACTATTTCAAATGGAAAGGGATCAATACATGTGATTATGTATCAAGTGTATATGAACTAGATGAGCTAGAGTGCTGATTATGTATCTCCTACAGGGTGGACCAAGCAGGAGTCATCTGTACACAAGAGGGGATTTTCCGAGTTAACTGCATGGACTGCCTAGACAGGACTAATGTAGTTCAAGCAGCTATTGCGCGTGTGGTCATGGAAAAGCAGGTATGCAAAACTACCATTGTGTTATGGTTGAACAAACCCTATCCAGTTCTACACTGACTGCCATACTTATCCTTCAGTGTTGTACCAGTGATTCTCCTGAACCATGCTGCTCTTTACATGTTTGTAAGTTAAGAGTATTTTGTTCCCGTTCTAGTTGAAGAAACTGGGGGTGATGCCCCCAGAACAGCCACTGCCCCTTAAATGTTACAGGATCTACCAGGTGATGTGGGCCAACAATGGAGACACCATCAGCCGCCAGTATGCTGGCACAGCTGCTTTAAAGGTAACTCACAGGGATTACTGGATGTGAGTCATCAAGTTTATGTGGAcactctctgtttgtctgtcccTAATGCAATAtgtgcaaatattttaaaatacagtatagaCCTAGAAGTAGATTAAAAGTAAACACATTATGTAATCAGCATGTTTTCTCAAGCTGCAGACGCAAACACCCATTTTTTGAAGTTCATTCACTTTGTAGGTGTGCTGTAATTTggttcttaaaaaataaataaggaaggAAATATCATATTTGAATGTTTTCTGGTAACATTTATAATTGTACAAGTGAAACAAGCTATAAACACTGGGTATTAAAGCCATCTTGTCTGCTAAGATAGTCTTATTTGTTGGCCTGATGAAATCAAAGCCCTGCAGATTGTTTTTAATGGAAAGCATTGAGGCTTactttatgaatgtgttatttttCATGACTAGCCATTGGCAGCTTAACTGTGGAAAGTCTGTCGGTGTTTAAACACTATTGTGTAGGGCGATTTCACACGCACAGGAGAAAGGAAACTAGCCGGAGTGATGAAAGACGGTGTGAACTCTGCCAATCGCTACTATTTGAACCGATTCCGTGACGCATACAGACAGGCTGTCATCGGTGAggataaaaatacaattaatcTCACTGGCTGATGCGAATTTGCATATCTAGCCCTGATTCAGACATCTCCACATCATTATTTCTCCTCAGACCTCATGATGGGCCTCCCTGTTACTGAGGACCTGTATTCTATCTTCAGCAAAGAGAAGGAGcatgaggagaaagagaaagagagccaGAGAGGAGCACAGGAACAGGTCAGCCTCCTCCTCCAGACGTACATGCAACTACTGCTGCCAGATGATGAGAAGTTCCATGGAGGCTGGGCCCTCATTGACTGCGACCCCAGGTAAatcttatttcttttctcttatttaCCACAATATTTAGCAATGCTTATGCCTTTTTGCACTCATAGCCCTGCAGTGTCTTGGAAAAACAGCAGACTGGACAATAGCAATATAAGGGTGTTGAACCACAGAGGGtgtattagatttttttcttttaaatcaatgTTAAAATTCACAAATGTAGAATTTATCATTATTTGGGACAAAACAGATCCTAAAGGAATTGAAATATCTACTGATTGTCAAAATGAATGCACTTTTGTGTACTCTTTTTCAGTCTATTGGCAATGGCACAAAGGTACTGGTACTCATGTGTTTCCTGTATTTTAAGAACTGCCTTGGGTGATGGAGTTATATTTCCTAAATCCTTACATCTTTTGGTCCTAATGATGATGTCTAAATGACTTTGTAAGCCTAACAAATGTTGGTCGGGCTGGTTGGCACTTCTGTTCTTGTGATTAACCCATATTATGACATGAGATTCTTTACCCGAGTGAATGtacttatttgttttaaatatatctcAGGTCAAAATGTGGTCCTGTAAATGGGTTCTTTCTCGTTACATGGCGAGTTATGAAGCATTTCGGCACTGAATATGAATGGTTTCCATTTTCATGCATAATTTGTGTAGATCTTCAGTTTTATGGAGGGAAATGTTGACAATTTTCACTTGACTGTCTTTTTGCTATTTCTCAATAGTCTTATTGATGCGACACACAAAGACGTGGAcgttctgttactgctgtccaACTGTGCATATTATGTTGCTTAGTAAGTGCTTCCATTTTGTCTAGTGATTGATAGTTGGCCACAGTTTTTGGCTAAAAAGTCTcagctttcttcttttctcatttcagCTATGATGAGGAGACAGATAAAGTTAACCAGTACCAGCGTCTCGGTTTAGAAGGATTGGAAAAGATTGAAATAGGTAGGTGCTTGCAGATGGAactgttatattttttatatgtgaactgttatattttttaagGCCACTCTGACTGgcatatttgtatataattgGTTCATTATCTGATGTTATGATATTTGTCTACAGGCCCAGAGCCTACTCTCTTTGGCAAACCCAAATACTCCTGCATGAGACTGCATTATAAAAATGGGGAGATTAGTGGCTATTTTCACACCCTGAGGGCTGTGACACGGAACCCAGAAGATGATGGAAAAGGTAGAAGACCATGAAACAATGGtgccttgttgttgttgttgttgttttttctttttcttttttgttttttttaaatatggtaCCGCACAATATTCTGGCACTAATGTAGATGATTATAAATGTGTAGAtgtgctgtgaatgtgtgtttgcaaaAATTGATTAGTTTCAGATGTATTTGATATTTCCTTTACATTTCAGACACCCTGCAGTGTATAGCAGAGATGCTCCGCATAACTAAACAAGCAATGGGACTTGACCTGCTAGTCATAGAGAAGAAATTGGAAAGGTAAACAGacttttgtttttacaataaTTCTGTGGTAACTCCAGCAATAACTCCAGGTCTGACAGCATCTTCCGAGGTAGAAGTGAAGAGACTGaatttcttatttgttttacttttgactgttttttcaAGGAAGCACAGCAAACCTCACGAAGACATCCTGGGCATACAGGGAAAAGCCACTGAGCCAATACTTGGCTCAGGCTTAGCTCAGGGCAAAAGTTTCTTCTTGAACAAATTCTCGTCCTTAAATCAGAAAGTAAAGCAGACAAAAACTAACGTAAACATTGGAAACTTCAAGCCCCTCGGCAGACTCGAGATGAAGGTGAACTTCCTAAAGCCCAACATGAGGGTGAACCTTTGGAAATCAGACAGCAGTTTGGAGACTTCTGATGGCAATCCAGGCCCTGGAGCTATGAAGGACCTTTGTAATGATCGTTCAGATCTAGAGATCTCTGACGACTCTGACTCTTATAACTCAGATGAGCAGCCATGCTCAGGTTCCCTGGAGAACATTGACTATGTGCTCCCCAGTTGTGGGATTGTAGCATCTGCACCTCGACTTGCCAGCCGGTCCCAGTCCATCGGAAGTGTTGAACTCGCTGTCCCCTCTGTTATTCGTGTCACAAGTTGCGAGAACAAGGTAGAGGACAGCTTGTCAGTTGAACCAAACTCTCAGTCACCTGGCGAAGCTTCAGAAGCAGAGGAGGCCATCTTGATTGACTTTGGGACACCAATTGATGCTTACTGCCACCAGTTTGTCCAGGATGCGCAGACCAAACCAGTAGAAGTGTTCGAAGAACGCCCGGTGCTGCCACTAAACCCGCAAGCACCTGAGGGTCTCAAAGCACCTCCAGCTTCAGGCTCAAAGCCAGAAACCTCAAACACCCAGCAGCAGCAACTCCCTCGTCCATCTCAGCTCGATGTGGAGCCTTCAGTCTCAGGAGGAAAACTCCTCACCGTCCAGCCCCCAGGTTCTGCCGCATCATGTAGCTCCCAAAAGAGCCTTGGCTCCATCTTGGAAGGGAGTCTAGGACCTTCTCCAGCAGACAGTAATGGAAGTCGTGTGGTGTCCCCCTTTGCTAAGATTAAGAGCTCTGTGGTGCAAGTGGCTAGCATGACCCAGGCTGGACTCACTCAAGGTATCAACTTTGCTGTGGCGAAAGTTCAAAAAAGTCCAGAGCCTGATGCTGTCAATGAAACACAGCAGAATGAATTGCGAGCTATGTTTACACAGTGCCAGACTAGGATCATTCAGATATAATATGTTCGTTTGGCCTCATACAGATGCATTTTTAGTGTAGAATGTAACTTCTAGCACAGTAGCAGTAGCATAAGTTTGCACAAAAAAAGTGTACAGTCAATTACTCCATATTTCTGCTCCAGTTAATGTAACTTATGTTTACAGccagtgttgtgtagtgtatatatagtaCACCTAAGCTGAACCTGACTGTGCCCTTATTCTGAGTAAAATCTTTAACATTCATACATTGCTGGTCTTGCATGTAGAGAAATATTAGGTAGATTGGGGCAAGCAAGTTTTACTGCATGTCGAGAGTCAAGATCTAGTTTAGTCACGTGTGACACCTGCTGTGCAGTACTCTTCTTTGCATCTGTTGAGTGTTGTAGCTATAGCCGAATCGTATACCAAGTCAGACTCTAATATCTGTTCGATGGGCAGCTCAGTATTAGACAGTAGAAAAGGAGGAAAGTAAACAAAGCTCCATATAGGtaaagaaatatatttgttgTGTTAAATGTCAATAGAAATGTACCAACGTAGGACCatacttttctactttataATCTATGGTAAAATATTGTCCAGTAAAATATTCTTCAGAAGTAGGGCCTTCCACTTAATATATTTAGACAGaacacatatatttacataaaatttacTGATTGTGATGATAGGAAAGTTGCCACTTCAGATGGACATTTGAGGCACTTTGAAGTCCTTactaacatttctttttttttttaattagccgTCAAATTTGAAAGCGTTTGCATAAAGGTACAATAAGTAGAAGATTCATCAAAActtgaatattaaattattGGTAGTA
This sequence is a window from Pangasianodon hypophthalmus isolate fPanHyp1 chromosome 3, fPanHyp1.pri, whole genome shotgun sequence. Protein-coding genes within it:
- the inpp5f gene encoding phosphatidylinositide phosphatase SAC2, giving the protein MELFQAKDHYILQSGDNALWCSRKDGSMAVRAATDLLLAWNPICLGLVEGVIGKIQLHADFPLGLILIRQKALVGLLPGEHKVYKITKITVIPLSDDEPQDLELELCKKHHFGINKPEKITQSPDDSKFLLKTLSQIKSNVAVPIKKKVKENKEKERLERRLLDELYKIFMDSDSFYYSPTYDLTNTVQRQGASDKSDLPLWKRVDDRFFWNKHMIQDLVNLQVPEVDFWVIPIIQGFVQVEELVVNYNESSDEEKSSPETPLQEQHTCVDDIHPRFTVALISRRSRHRAGMRYKRRGVDTDGRVANYVETEQLIHVHNHTLSFVQTRGSVPVFWSQAGYRYNPRPRLEKGEKETTPYFALHFEEQLKIYKKQVIINLVDQNGREKLIGDAYLKQVLLFNNPNLTYVSFDFHEHCRGMKFENVQTLTDAISDIITDMRWGWVDQAGVICTQEGIFRVNCMDCLDRTNVVQAAIARVVMEKQLKKLGVMPPEQPLPLKCYRIYQVMWANNGDTISRQYAGTAALKGDFTRTGERKLAGVMKDGVNSANRYYLNRFRDAYRQAVIDLMMGLPVTEDLYSIFSKEKEHEEKEKESQRGAQEQVSLLLQTYMQLLLPDDEKFHGGWALIDCDPSLIDATHKDVDVLLLLSNCAYYVAYYDEETDKVNQYQRLGLEGLEKIEIGPEPTLFGKPKYSCMRLHYKNGEISGYFHTLRAVTRNPEDDGKDTLQCIAEMLRITKQAMGLDLLVIEKKLERKHSKPHEDILGIQGKATEPILGSGLAQGKSFFLNKFSSLNQKVKQTKTNVNIGNFKPLGRLEMKVNFLKPNMRVNLWKSDSSLETSDGNPGPGAMKDLCNDRSDLEISDDSDSYNSDEQPCSGSLENIDYVLPSCGIVASAPRLASRSQSIGSVELAVPSVIRVTSCENKVEDSLSVEPNSQSPGEASEAEEAILIDFGTPIDAYCHQFVQDAQTKPVEVFEERPVLPLNPQAPEGLKAPPASGSKPETSNTQQQQLPRPSQLDVEPSVSGGKLLTVQPPGSAASCSSQKSLGSILEGSLGPSPADSNGSRVVSPFAKIKSSVVQVASMTQAGLTQGINFAVAKVQKSPEPDAVNETQQNELRAMFTQCQTRIIQI